In Caldilineales bacterium, the following proteins share a genomic window:
- a CDS encoding energy-coupling factor transporter transmembrane protein EcfT produces MSQAFSLYLPQESGLHRLHPLTKLLLAFFLLVCGLALPGVWAGYLAFALLVMPLALWGGVLRPLLRAVLRSVVPFAISLFLIQGFLWPRGTPIAAMGPVSLKLEGLLFAIRSTGRILMVVSSFLLLALTTRPDALALTLGQRGVPKSLTYIVVSTLQIVPRFQLKAATILDAQQSRGLEIRGSLRRRVRALVPLIAPLVLSSLVDIEERAMALEARAFSRKGPKTSLLVLHDTRPQQVGRWLLVLATASLLLARLFFV; encoded by the coding sequence ATGAGCCAGGCTTTCAGCCTCTACCTGCCACAGGAAAGCGGGCTGCACCGTCTGCATCCGCTGACCAAGCTGCTGCTGGCCTTTTTCCTGCTGGTCTGCGGGCTGGCGCTGCCGGGTGTGTGGGCGGGGTACCTGGCCTTCGCCCTCCTGGTGATGCCGCTGGCCCTGTGGGGGGGCGTGCTGCGACCTTTGTTGCGGGCGGTGCTGCGATCGGTCGTGCCCTTCGCCATCTCTCTCTTCCTCATCCAGGGCTTTCTGTGGCCGAGGGGGACGCCCATCGCTGCGATGGGGCCGGTCTCGCTCAAACTCGAAGGCCTGCTGTTCGCCATCCGCAGCACCGGGCGCATCCTCATGGTGGTCAGCAGTTTCCTCTTGCTGGCCCTCACCACCCGGCCCGACGCCCTGGCCCTCACGCTCGGTCAGCGCGGCGTGCCCAAGAGCCTGACCTACATCGTCGTCTCCACCTTGCAGATCGTCCCCCGCTTCCAACTCAAAGCCGCCACCATCCTCGACGCCCAACAAAGCCGGGGCCTGGAAATCCGGGGCAGCCTGCGGCGGCGAGTACGGGCGCTGGTGCCGCTCATCGCTCCGCTGGTGCTCAGCAGCCTGGTCGATATCGAAGAACGGGCCATGGCCCTGGAGGCGCGCGCCTTCAGCCGCAAAGGGCCCAAAACCTCGCTCCTGGTGCTGCACGACACCCGCCCTCAGCAGGTCGGGCGTTGGCTCCTGGTGCTGGCCACCGCCTCCCTCCTCCTCGCGCGCCTGTTCTTCGTTTGA
- the xth gene encoding exodeoxyribonuclease III codes for MSTPPTDLTLISWNVNGIRAIQRKGFAGWLAAANPDILCLQETRAEAEQLPDDLRQPAGYQAWWHGSARKRGYSGTAILSKTASLAVEFGLGRPEFDDEGRTVIAHYPDFTLINCYFPNGSRDHSRVPFKMAFYEAFLDRIERLRAEGRAVIFCGDVNTAHHPIDLTHPKTNQNTTGFLPIERAWMDRLVAQGWVDAFRHFYPDLREQYTWWSTPTAARERNVGWRIDYFFAAAEVMPRVRDAFILPEVMGSDHCPVGIRLAAGSGGW; via the coding sequence ATGTCCACCCCACCCACCGACCTGACCCTCATCTCCTGGAATGTGAACGGCATCCGCGCCATCCAGCGCAAGGGCTTTGCCGGCTGGCTGGCCGCGGCCAACCCCGACATCCTCTGCCTGCAAGAGACGCGCGCCGAGGCCGAACAACTGCCCGACGACCTTCGCCAACCGGCGGGCTACCAGGCCTGGTGGCACGGCTCCGCACGCAAGCGTGGGTACAGCGGCACCGCCATCCTCAGCAAAACCGCCTCGCTGGCGGTGGAATTCGGGCTGGGGAGACCGGAATTCGACGACGAAGGCCGCACGGTCATCGCCCACTACCCCGATTTCACCCTGATCAACTGCTATTTCCCCAACGGCAGCCGCGACCATAGCCGCGTGCCGTTCAAGATGGCTTTCTACGAGGCCTTTCTGGACCGAATCGAGCGGCTGCGGGCCGAGGGCCGGGCCGTCATCTTCTGCGGCGATGTCAACACCGCCCATCACCCCATCGACCTCACCCACCCCAAGACCAACCAGAACACGACCGGGTTCCTGCCCATCGAACGGGCCTGGATGGACAGACTGGTGGCGCAGGGCTGGGTGGACGCCTTCAGACATTTCTACCCCGACCTGCGCGAGCAATACACCTGGTGGTCCACCCCCACCGCCGCCCGCGAGCGAAACGTGGGCTGGCGGATCGACTACTTCTTCGCCGCCGCCGAGGTGATGCCGCGGGTTCGCGACGCCTTCATCCTGCCGGAGGTGATGGGCAGCGACCATTGCCCGGTGGGGATCAGGTTGGCGGCTGGGTCAGGGGGGTGGTAG
- a CDS encoding ECF transporter S component, with the protein MDRLKKDFTTLSIVMIPVAIAINIVVGQLIYALKVPLYLDSIGTVLVAVLAGPWVGALTGLLSNMVWGLSGLNPTYTPFAAVAAVIGLLAGLLAEAGWFRVWWKVIVGGLITGLVAAVISAPISAYVFGGVTGSGTDLVTAFFRGMGAGILPASFAQGVSSDPLDKAITFLVVWAILLALPLRFKARFPRSENVR; encoded by the coding sequence ATGGACCGTCTCAAAAAGGATTTCACGACGCTGTCGATTGTGATGATCCCGGTGGCGATTGCCATCAACATCGTCGTCGGCCAGCTCATCTACGCCCTCAAGGTTCCGCTCTATCTCGACTCCATCGGCACCGTGCTGGTGGCGGTGCTGGCGGGGCCGTGGGTGGGGGCCTTGACCGGGTTGCTCTCGAACATGGTGTGGGGGCTGAGCGGCCTGAACCCCACCTACACCCCCTTTGCAGCCGTGGCCGCCGTCATCGGCCTGCTCGCCGGCCTGCTGGCCGAGGCCGGCTGGTTCAGGGTCTGGTGGAAGGTGATCGTCGGCGGCTTGATCACCGGCCTGGTGGCGGCCGTCATCTCGGCCCCCATCTCGGCCTACGTCTTTGGCGGCGTGACCGGCAGCGGCACCGACCTGGTGACCGCCTTCTTCCGCGGCATGGGCGCGGGCATCCTGCCGGCCTCGTTCGCCCAGGGCGTCAGCTCCGACCCGCTGGACAAAGCGATCACCTTCCTGGTCGTCTGGGCCATCCTGCTCGCCTTGCCGTTGCGCTTCAAAGCCCGCTTCCCTCGCTCTGAAAACGTCCGCTAA
- a CDS encoding S8 family serine peptidase translates to MKPIRLVTGDVIPAIVTPDEMVVSPDAVFDGKYFKIIQFISLPNDADRKRWEANGLFLGDYLHDDAYFAVINQSFDLQVLADKVTTIIDVADPFRLEPPLAEIQAQGQATGRLVVSYYATLDPAKVLSDLEARGVRVEAHRDYSRQLDIVFDSSRQAEIIALPYLQFLGLEPEQPVLEGYDHRNTSGRSNYLNTGFAGLNYNGAGVVIAIGEDGTVDNLVDAKGRLTEMESGAASDHKIGVMQNAGGAGNLDPSNRNNAWGVTVLSVAGTPDYAGLYSSASVRYTNHSYGVSIEGGYDSLARDHDLRIASYPNHLVIYSSGNSGTSTGYSPYSFAGWANITGKRKQNKNMFAIGALEPDDDLASFSSRGPMYDGRIIPQLVIEGIEGTSDAAPKVTGELAMLAQVYKAKNGGAESPSSLLRAIMMNTADDLDDAGPDYKTGYGRPNLRRAYVVLDNGRYLASSVANGNTNSHTITVPANTKQFRVMVVWPDVAAAVNADPAIVNDLDLVATDPSSTSYLPWVLDATANVTAIDNPATRGVDNLNTIEQVTVDDPAAGVWTIDVAGTSVPTGPQTYYLTYEFLMDELQIAFPLKDHRFVSGSSYHLKWDSYGGVGAFSLAYQIDGGTWVSIASGYSAASRTYQWTAPSVSGIHTIKFRVQRGALTSESDVNYIGAVPGNFYVHWVCNDAVRLVWNPVSGATSYVIYRLGSQYMGEVTSGITFDGASAILTGQSTVSDEYYAVGAVTGGNEGPLTLSVQKSAGDYNCFYAKTTVASSVDEANIILKGLVNPHNSTLTNVHFEYGPTASYGSSSSNISISASGHEEEAVSKTIASTLTDRADVLHFRLVADKDGSAVYGEDQEIRLPSGYDFTFDGANDYIDVSDHSALPIYRNGAGTGYSVAFWVNGATGQAAKRLYFEGSSTSSTQRLAIQTRSSGVQGITIVLRDDAGTYLLNNGYTNTVFDSSWHHVAFVDGNGAGKLYIDGNLAGNLNYTPTTITLDRASIGAEWRTAASDFFTGRIDEVSIWDKALSAAEITALMHKALQGNEANLKAYFRLDDGASGRVFDPITGSEATIGGGGSKTFSTAPVGTAGKLVQTTSTTSVGDTGKELKVTITSASPTTNYLGIYRLGNSNSYVTDTAKRASIFWGLREFGNVTATLVFDYSNVPNISNPSQLRLLKRSDAASSWTDVTSDFVHDTTTRTFTKTGVTDFSEFSIGHLPATAITLTGLQARSAGDAPILPLVMMVGGILAAVGFRLRRRSR, encoded by the coding sequence GTGAAGCCGATTCGCCTTGTCACCGGCGATGTCATCCCTGCAATCGTGACGCCGGACGAAATGGTGGTGTCACCTGATGCTGTTTTCGACGGCAAATACTTCAAAATCATTCAGTTCATCAGCCTTCCTAACGATGCCGACCGCAAGCGATGGGAAGCTAACGGATTGTTCCTGGGAGACTATCTGCATGATGACGCCTATTTTGCTGTCATCAACCAGAGCTTCGATCTCCAGGTTCTGGCCGATAAGGTGACAACCATCATCGATGTCGCTGATCCCTTTCGTTTGGAGCCGCCACTGGCTGAGATACAGGCGCAGGGGCAAGCGACCGGCAGGCTGGTGGTAAGTTATTATGCTACGCTCGACCCCGCCAAGGTCCTATCTGACCTTGAAGCCAGGGGGGTACGAGTTGAGGCCCATCGCGACTACTCACGGCAACTGGACATTGTCTTCGACTCCAGCCGTCAGGCCGAGATCATTGCCCTGCCGTATCTGCAGTTCCTCGGGTTGGAACCGGAACAGCCGGTATTGGAAGGCTACGACCACCGCAACACCTCTGGCCGATCCAACTATTTGAACACTGGCTTCGCTGGTCTGAACTACAACGGCGCTGGCGTGGTGATCGCCATCGGTGAAGACGGGACGGTCGACAATCTGGTGGATGCCAAAGGGCGGTTGACGGAGATGGAGTCAGGCGCTGCTTCTGATCACAAGATCGGGGTGATGCAGAACGCTGGCGGGGCGGGCAATCTGGATCCATCGAATCGCAACAACGCCTGGGGCGTCACCGTGCTGAGCGTTGCCGGGACGCCTGACTACGCTGGCCTCTATTCCTCGGCCAGTGTGCGCTACACCAATCACTCCTACGGCGTAAGCATCGAGGGCGGCTACGACTCGTTGGCCAGAGATCACGATCTGCGGATCGCCTCCTATCCCAATCACCTGGTCATCTACTCCAGCGGCAACTCCGGTACATCGACGGGCTATAGCCCCTATAGCTTTGCGGGTTGGGCGAACATCACCGGCAAGCGAAAGCAGAACAAAAACATGTTCGCCATCGGCGCCCTGGAGCCGGATGACGATCTGGCTAGCTTCAGCAGCCGCGGCCCGATGTATGACGGCCGCATCATTCCCCAACTCGTCATCGAGGGCATCGAGGGTACTTCGGACGCGGCGCCGAAAGTGACCGGCGAACTGGCGATGTTGGCGCAAGTATATAAGGCCAAGAACGGCGGCGCCGAATCGCCTTCCAGCCTCCTGCGGGCGATCATGATGAACACCGCCGACGACCTGGACGACGCCGGCCCTGACTATAAGACCGGATACGGCCGGCCCAATCTGCGCCGGGCTTATGTCGTCCTCGATAACGGCCGCTATCTCGCCAGCTCAGTCGCGAACGGGAACACGAACAGCCATACCATCACAGTGCCTGCCAATACCAAACAGTTTCGGGTCATGGTCGTCTGGCCAGATGTAGCCGCAGCCGTCAATGCTGATCCAGCTATCGTCAATGACCTGGACCTGGTTGCCACAGACCCATCCAGCACCAGCTACCTGCCGTGGGTGCTCGATGCCACCGCTAACGTGACCGCCATCGATAATCCGGCCACGCGCGGAGTCGACAACCTGAACACAATCGAGCAAGTGACCGTGGATGATCCGGCTGCGGGCGTCTGGACGATCGATGTCGCCGGAACGAGCGTGCCCACAGGCCCACAGACCTATTACCTTACCTACGAGTTCCTGATGGACGAGTTGCAGATAGCCTTTCCACTGAAAGACCATCGCTTCGTATCGGGGAGCAGCTATCATCTCAAGTGGGACTCGTACGGTGGTGTAGGCGCCTTTTCTCTCGCCTATCAAATCGACGGTGGAACTTGGGTGAGCATCGCCAGTGGGTACAGCGCCGCCAGCCGCACCTATCAGTGGACAGCGCCCTCGGTCAGCGGCATCCACACGATCAAGTTCCGGGTCCAGCGCGGCGCGCTGACCTCGGAAAGCGATGTGAACTACATCGGCGCCGTGCCGGGCAACTTCTACGTGCATTGGGTTTGTAACGACGCCGTCCGCCTGGTCTGGAACCCGGTTTCGGGCGCAACAAGTTACGTGATCTACCGGCTGGGGAGTCAGTACATGGGCGAAGTGACCAGCGGCATCACCTTCGATGGCGCTTCGGCCATCCTCACCGGCCAGAGTACGGTCAGCGACGAATACTACGCCGTCGGCGCCGTGACCGGGGGCAACGAAGGCCCGCTCACCCTGTCTGTGCAGAAATCCGCCGGCGACTACAACTGCTTCTATGCCAAGACCACCGTTGCCAGTTCTGTAGACGAAGCCAACATCATCCTGAAAGGGCTGGTCAACCCACACAATTCGACTCTTACCAACGTCCACTTCGAATACGGGCCGACCGCCTCTTACGGCTCTTCCAGCTCGAACATCTCGATCTCGGCCAGCGGCCATGAAGAAGAAGCCGTGAGTAAAACGATCGCGTCGACTTTGACCGACCGCGCCGATGTGTTGCACTTCCGACTGGTCGCCGACAAAGACGGCTCGGCGGTCTACGGTGAGGATCAAGAGATCCGTCTGCCCTCTGGTTACGATTTCACGTTCGATGGCGCCAATGACTATATCGATGTCAGCGATCACAGCGCCCTGCCCATCTATCGAAACGGCGCCGGCACAGGCTATTCCGTCGCTTTCTGGGTCAACGGCGCCACCGGCCAGGCCGCGAAACGGCTCTACTTCGAAGGCAGCAGCACCTCGAGCACACAGCGGCTTGCGATTCAGACGCGCAGCAGCGGCGTTCAGGGTATCACCATCGTCCTCAGAGACGATGCCGGCACGTATCTGCTCAACAATGGCTACACCAACACGGTATTCGATAGTTCCTGGCATCATGTCGCCTTTGTGGATGGCAATGGCGCCGGTAAGCTCTACATCGATGGCAATCTCGCCGGCAACCTGAACTACACCCCCACCACGATCACCCTGGATAGAGCCAGCATCGGCGCCGAATGGAGGACAGCAGCCTCCGACTTCTTTACCGGCCGGATCGATGAGGTCAGTATCTGGGACAAAGCCCTCAGCGCCGCTGAAATCACCGCCCTGATGCACAAGGCCCTGCAGGGCAATGAGGCGAATTTGAAAGCCTACTTCCGCCTGGACGACGGCGCGAGTGGCAGGGTCTTCGATCCGATCACGGGAAGCGAAGCGACGATCGGAGGCGGAGGTAGCAAGACATTCTCGACCGCGCCGGTGGGCACAGCAGGCAAACTGGTGCAGACGACTTCGACGACTTCGGTGGGAGATACAGGCAAAGAACTCAAGGTCACGATCACATCCGCGTCTCCCACTACCAACTACCTGGGCATCTATCGGCTCGGCAACAGCAACAGCTATGTGACCGACACGGCGAAACGGGCCTCCATCTTCTGGGGCCTTCGCGAGTTCGGGAACGTGACCGCCACCCTGGTGTTCGATTACAGTAACGTCCCCAACATCTCCAACCCGTCTCAGCTCCGGCTCCTGAAGCGCAGCGACGCCGCCAGCAGTTGGACCGATGTCACCAGCGACTTCGTCCATGATACGACCACTCGCACCTTCACCAAGACAGGCGTCACCGACTTTTCGGAATTCTCCATCGGTCATTTGCCTGCCACCGCCATCACCCTGACGGGGCTCCAGGCCCGCAGCGCTGGCGACGCCCCCATTCTGCCGTTGGTGATGATGGTTGGCGGGATTCTGGCCGCGGTCGGGTTCCGCCTCCGCCGGCGTTCTCGTTGA
- a CDS encoding AAA family ATPase, protein MAYLSISLFGGFDATLDGQTISAFGTDKARALLAYLTVELGAAHSRQELAALFWPESPRSKAAHNLSQTLLRLRRALREDEAPATFRRQPFLLVDRHTVQFNALSNYHLDVGAFQELIRAYRQHRHASVEPCRTCLEWLQQAVSLYRGDLLAGFALRDSLSFEEWQLLHQEAFHRQAVEALSVLASYHEGRGEATRVVDYARRLVGLEPWQEQAQIQLMTALAQCGHEAAALEQYVAYSRTLATEFGTAPSAEAAHLYQQILTRQIRGENPSAIASKQGAATNAGERRQVTALVCGGAVPAGQVDPEDLHTHLLRCSQTCTPILDHWGGQRQPRQGADCLVYFGFPLTYEDAVHRAAQAALALAAAQPVCVGIHTEMMALTDGELVGTVPDLARGCRYLAHPHSIVATAETIRLLTGRFNYHPLGLRSLPGVSGDVFVYRLLSENATRSSLTWSDQTQRLTCLVGREQELGCLTDCLERVRRGQGQVVVLSGEPGVGKSRLVQELAQLDAGACRWCESRCLSSFQNTALYPFVRLFEDIIGIQPDDGPQARQEKLDSILTQLGLAEPATAWLLAIFLGLPTQPPAPETITDDLRERMRLALLLLIGRLAVERPLVLVFEDLHWADPSTLVWLTTSLEVLAAAGCLVLLTHRPGFNPPWCLRQPPLQLHLGPLAPEQVALMVADLAGEAIIPEDVLHNILSRCDGVPFYAESLTHAWLEADDRAWQNEIPVTLRDSLLAQLQRAGPAWQTVGWAATLGREFSFSLLAGIVPYDEKRLRADLGHLAAVGVLHLIGPTPNELYAFKHALIQEAALAALLKHERRSRHQRIAETYITRFQHITETEPELVAEHFDQAGLPTQAADFWLLAGKRATRQGALIEAQAFFERVLNTVDPQDHNCRWQALQGREEVFFLAGNRAAETTDIAALLEMARQDDNQAWLAEALYKHLRYLNAVGDFPGMLAVADDVIRAAHIAGNPDLEARALTSKAVAQTRLDDPEAQQTAEAALAQAQVAGDGWAIAYATGLVALYHAYAGDFAGSAQLWASVLGMVRCGGDRSLQSRVLSNLGAAYQYLGLFEEATRHLEEGVELCDLIGDRHSHAYNVVNLAGVKLLSGDLEAATQLFDQALTEATAVDDHGLVAGVLWELGSRAVAMGDYDAAVHHLQMARQTFTMSGMTARVMETEALLAKCALAQGRAEEAQQTADQVWRHLQEHGVAAMDEAVSTYLTLASVFEHLANSMRAQKHDQTAAAIRRAGYALVVERAAKISNPLWRHSFLYNVPSNRAMVECRLQEQPMRPSDSWLPPP, encoded by the coding sequence ATGGCCTACCTCTCAATTTCATTATTTGGCGGCTTCGACGCCACGCTGGACGGGCAAACGATCTCCGCTTTTGGCACCGACAAAGCACGCGCTCTCCTCGCCTATTTGACGGTTGAACTCGGCGCTGCGCACAGTCGTCAGGAATTGGCAGCCCTGTTTTGGCCCGAATCGCCCAGGTCGAAAGCGGCCCATAATCTGAGTCAGACGCTCTTACGTTTGCGCCGCGCCTTACGTGAGGATGAAGCGCCTGCCACTTTCCGGCGCCAACCATTCCTCCTTGTCGACAGGCACACCGTTCAGTTCAACGCTCTCAGTAATTATCACCTTGATGTCGGTGCCTTCCAGGAACTGATTCGTGCCTACCGGCAGCACCGGCACGCCTCTGTCGAACCATGTCGAACGTGCCTTGAATGGCTGCAACAGGCGGTGTCCCTTTATCGCGGCGACCTGCTGGCCGGCTTTGCCCTGCGCGACAGCCTGTCTTTCGAAGAATGGCAGCTGCTGCACCAGGAAGCTTTCCATCGCCAGGCGGTGGAAGCGTTATCGGTATTGGCGTCGTATCACGAAGGCCGGGGCGAGGCTACCAGGGTGGTCGACTATGCCCGACGATTGGTCGGGCTGGAGCCCTGGCAGGAACAGGCGCAAATTCAGCTCATGACTGCATTGGCCCAATGCGGCCATGAAGCTGCCGCCCTGGAACAGTATGTGGCTTATAGCCGAACCCTTGCCACCGAGTTCGGAACGGCGCCTTCCGCTGAAGCCGCACATCTCTATCAGCAAATTCTCACGCGGCAGATTCGCGGCGAGAACCCCTCAGCAATTGCAAGCAAACAGGGTGCGGCAACAAACGCCGGCGAACGCCGGCAGGTGACCGCCCTGGTCTGTGGCGGCGCCGTCCCGGCCGGCCAAGTCGACCCTGAAGATCTGCATACACATTTGCTGCGCTGTAGCCAGACTTGTACGCCTATCCTCGATCATTGGGGTGGCCAACGCCAGCCGCGGCAAGGCGCCGACTGTCTGGTCTACTTCGGCTTTCCGTTGACCTATGAAGATGCGGTGCACCGGGCCGCACAGGCGGCGCTGGCGCTGGCCGCGGCGCAACCTGTGTGCGTCGGCATCCATACGGAGATGATGGCGCTCACCGATGGTGAATTGGTAGGAACCGTGCCCGATCTGGCGCGCGGCTGCCGATACCTGGCCCATCCGCACAGCATTGTGGCAACGGCGGAAACCATACGCTTGCTGACTGGTCGCTTCAACTATCATCCGCTCGGCTTGCGTTCACTGCCAGGTGTAAGCGGCGATGTGTTCGTCTATCGGCTATTAAGCGAAAACGCAACTCGAAGCTCACTGACCTGGTCTGACCAGACACAGCGCCTCACTTGCCTTGTCGGTCGCGAGCAGGAACTCGGGTGCTTGACCGACTGTTTGGAACGGGTGCGACGGGGTCAGGGTCAGGTGGTCGTGCTAAGCGGCGAGCCAGGAGTGGGTAAATCTCGCCTGGTGCAGGAACTGGCGCAGTTGGATGCGGGCGCCTGTCGTTGGTGCGAAAGCCGCTGCCTCTCCTCTTTCCAGAACACCGCTCTCTATCCTTTCGTTCGTCTGTTTGAGGATATCATCGGCATACAGCCCGACGATGGCCCGCAGGCGCGACAGGAGAAGCTCGACTCCATCCTGACACAACTTGGCTTGGCAGAGCCAGCAACCGCCTGGCTTTTGGCGATCTTTCTTGGCCTCCCCACTCAGCCTCCAGCTCCAGAAACCATCACCGATGACCTGCGCGAACGTATGCGCCTTGCTCTGCTGTTACTGATCGGTCGGCTTGCGGTCGAACGGCCGCTGGTTCTGGTGTTCGAAGACTTGCACTGGGCCGATCCCTCCACCCTGGTCTGGCTCACTACTTCGCTGGAGGTGCTGGCCGCCGCCGGCTGCCTGGTGTTGCTAACGCACCGACCTGGGTTCAATCCGCCCTGGTGCTTGCGCCAGCCTCCCCTCCAGCTTCATCTAGGCCCGCTGGCGCCCGAACAGGTGGCGCTGATGGTAGCCGATCTGGCAGGCGAGGCAATTATCCCCGAAGACGTCCTCCACAACATCCTGTCTCGCTGCGACGGTGTGCCCTTCTATGCGGAATCGCTGACACACGCCTGGCTGGAGGCCGACGACCGGGCATGGCAGAATGAGATTCCTGTCACCCTGCGCGATTCCTTGCTGGCGCAGCTGCAACGAGCAGGGCCGGCCTGGCAGACGGTCGGATGGGCTGCGACCCTGGGTCGTGAGTTCTCCTTTTCGCTTTTGGCCGGCATCGTTCCCTACGATGAAAAACGGTTGCGAGCCGACCTGGGGCATCTTGCGGCGGTAGGTGTGCTTCATCTGATCGGCCCCACGCCAAACGAGCTTTATGCCTTCAAACACGCACTCATCCAAGAGGCCGCCCTCGCCGCGCTGCTCAAACATGAGCGCAGAAGCCGGCACCAACGCATTGCCGAAACCTACATCACTCGTTTTCAGCATATCACCGAGACCGAACCCGAGCTGGTGGCCGAGCATTTCGATCAGGCTGGCCTGCCGACCCAAGCGGCCGATTTCTGGCTTCTCGCCGGTAAACGAGCTACCAGGCAAGGGGCGCTGATCGAGGCGCAGGCCTTTTTCGAGCGCGTCCTGAACACTGTCGATCCGCAGGATCACAACTGCCGCTGGCAGGCGCTGCAAGGCCGTGAGGAGGTCTTCTTCCTGGCCGGCAACCGTGCGGCCGAAACGACCGACATCGCCGCCCTCCTGGAGATGGCGCGCCAAGATGACAACCAGGCGTGGCTGGCAGAGGCCCTCTACAAACACCTGCGCTATCTGAATGCGGTCGGCGATTTCCCCGGCATGTTAGCAGTGGCCGACGATGTCATCAGGGCCGCGCACATTGCAGGAAACCCTGACCTGGAGGCGCGCGCATTGACCTCCAAGGCCGTTGCGCAAACCCGACTGGATGACCCAGAGGCGCAACAGACGGCCGAGGCAGCGTTAGCGCAGGCGCAGGTCGCGGGCGATGGCTGGGCCATCGCCTACGCTACGGGCCTCGTAGCTTTGTATCACGCCTATGCGGGTGACTTTGCAGGCTCTGCTCAGCTCTGGGCAAGCGTCCTCGGCATGGTGCGCTGTGGCGGCGACCGCTCCTTACAATCGCGGGTCCTGAGCAACCTGGGCGCGGCCTATCAGTATTTAGGCTTATTCGAAGAAGCCACCAGGCATCTTGAAGAAGGCGTCGAACTGTGCGATCTGATCGGAGATCGGCACAGTCACGCCTACAATGTCGTCAATCTCGCCGGCGTCAAGCTGTTGAGTGGCGATCTCGAGGCGGCGACGCAGCTGTTCGATCAGGCCTTGACGGAGGCGACGGCAGTAGACGACCACGGCCTGGTTGCAGGAGTGTTGTGGGAGTTAGGGAGTCGGGCCGTAGCTATGGGTGATTATGATGCGGCCGTGCACCACCTCCAGATGGCGCGTCAAACCTTTACGATGAGCGGAATGACTGCACGCGTCATGGAGACAGAGGCGCTGCTGGCCAAATGTGCGCTGGCGCAGGGTCGAGCGGAAGAGGCGCAACAGACAGCCGATCAGGTATGGCGTCATCTACAAGAGCATGGCGTAGCGGCAATGGACGAGGCCGTGTCCACTTATCTCACACTGGCCAGTGTATTCGAACACCTGGCAAACTCAATGCGCGCCCAAAAACACGACCAAACCGCTGCCGCCATCCGCAGGGCAGGTTATGCGTTGGTAGTGGAACGAGCCGCAAAGATCAGCAATCCTCTCTGGCGCCACTCGTTTTTGTACAACGTGCCCTCGAATCGCGCGATGGTGGAATGCCGGCTTCAGGAGCAGCCGATGCGCCCCAGCGACTCCTGGCTACCACCCCCCTGA
- a CDS encoding energy-coupling factor ABC transporter ATP-binding protein produces MIEIEGLTYSYPAATQPALHDLSLSIPAGQFCALLGANGAGKSTLCYAISGFVPHFYRGQMEGKIQVAGIGIGGASLADLAGVVGLVFSNPFNQITGACYTVAEEIAFGLENLGLPRAEMHARIDHVLALAGLAELAARSPFALSGGQQQRLALASILAMQPQVLVLDEPTSQLDPAGAREVFAMLAALAAERGTTVVLASHALEWVAVFADRVIVLENGGILADGAPADVLTAPALEVSGVGATRYTQAARRGQQQALAPADRPLPVTLEQATAFWS; encoded by the coding sequence ATGATCGAGATCGAAGGTCTGACCTACAGCTACCCCGCCGCCACCCAGCCGGCGCTGCACGATCTCAGCCTGAGCATCCCGGCCGGCCAGTTCTGCGCCCTGCTGGGGGCCAACGGCGCCGGCAAATCGACCCTGTGCTATGCCATCTCCGGCTTCGTGCCCCATTTCTACCGCGGCCAGATGGAGGGCAAAATCCAGGTGGCGGGGATCGGCATCGGCGGCGCCTCGCTGGCGGATCTGGCCGGGGTGGTGGGGCTGGTCTTCTCCAACCCCTTCAACCAGATCACCGGCGCCTGCTACACCGTGGCCGAGGAGATCGCCTTTGGGCTGGAGAACCTGGGCCTGCCGCGAGCGGAGATGCACGCTCGCATCGACCATGTTCTGGCCCTGGCCGGGTTGGCCGAGCTGGCCGCACGTTCGCCCTTCGCCCTTTCGGGCGGACAGCAACAGCGCCTGGCCCTGGCCTCCATCCTGGCCATGCAGCCGCAGGTGCTGGTGTTGGATGAACCCACCTCACAGCTCGACCCCGCCGGCGCCCGCGAGGTCTTTGCCATGCTTGCGGCCCTGGCGGCCGAGCGCGGAACCACCGTCGTCCTGGCCTCGCACGCCCTGGAATGGGTGGCGGTCTTTGCCGACCGCGTGATCGTCCTCGAAAACGGCGGCATCCTGGCCGACGGCGCCCCCGCCGACGTGCTGACCGCACCCGCCCTGGAAGTAAGCGGCGTCGGCGCCACCCGCTACACCCAGGCCGCCCGCCGCGGCCAACAACAAGCCCTGGCCCCCGCCGACCGTCCTCTGCCCGTCACCCTGGAGCAGGCGACGGCTTTCTGGTCATGA